One Diospyros lotus cultivar Yz01 chromosome 1, ASM1463336v1, whole genome shotgun sequence genomic window carries:
- the LOC127804224 gene encoding transcription factor bHLH94-like: protein MALEAVAVQQDLFGYSNKDLYSLLGGNWSCNEFGLADNNTKEDEYYSFCNPDDNQTEYLHHSSSTWSYPPPNSPLMAEQLVPNSEPDADADAAATMAASRPKRRRPKSRKNKEQIENQRMTHIAVERNRRKQMNEYLSVLRSLMPDSYVQRGDQASIIGGAINYVKELEQRLQLLGGEKHVNQHKFEAIGSSSSSSFSSWPFAEFFSFPQYSISSGGCDNSMMEIDPVAGAETGPPPAMADIEVSMVESHANLKIRSKRRPKQLLKMVSGLQCLRLTILHLNVSTADQVVLYSLSVKVEDDCKLTSVEEIATAVNQMLARIQQEAAMLN from the exons atggCCTTAGAAGCAGTTGCAGTGCAGCAAGACTTGTTCGGTTACAGCAACAAAGATCTCTACAGCCTGTTGGGAGGGAATTGGAGCTGCAATGAGTTTGGTTTAGCAGACAATAACACTAAGGAAGACGAATACTACTCCTTCTGCAATCCTGACGACAACCAAACGGAATATCTTCACCATTCCAGCTCCACCTGGAGTTACCCACCTCCTAATTCCCCGTTAATGGCGGAGCAATTGGTGCCCAACTCGGAGCCCGACGCCGACGCCGACGCCGCCGCCACCATGGCTGCTTCCCGGCCTAAACGCCGCCGCCCCAAGAGCCGAAAGAACAAGGAACAGATCGAGAACCAGAGAATGACCCACATTGCCGTCGAGCGCAACCGCCGGAAACAAATGAACGAGTACCTCTCCGTTCTCAGATCACTCATGCCCGACTCTTATGTTCAAagg GGTGATCAAGCGTCGATCATCGGCGGAGCAATCAACTACGTGAAGGAGCTGGAGCAGCGGCTGCAGTTGCTGGGCGGAGAGAAGCACGTGAACCAGCACAAGTTTGAGGCGATtggttcttcctcttcttcttcgttttccTCTTGGCCTTTCGCTGAATTCTTCTCCTTTCCACAGTACTCGATAAGCTCAGGTGGCTGTGACAATTCGATGATGGAGATTGACCCGGTTGCCGGAGCTGAAACTGGGCCGCCGCCGGCCATGGCCGACATCGAGGTCTCAATGGTGGAGAGCCACGCGAACCTCAAAATCCGGTCGAAACGGCGGCCGAAACAGCTCCTGAAGATGGTCTCCGGCCTGCAATGCCTCCGGCTCACCATCCTCCATCTTAATGTCTCAACAGCCGATCAAGTTGTCCTCTACTCTCTGAGTGTCAag GTAGAAGATGACTGCAAGCTTACCTCAGTGGAGGAAATAGCCACAGCTGTGAACCAGATGCTAGCTAGGATTCAACAAGAGGCTGCCATGCTTAATTGA